A region from the Candidatus Eremiobacteraceae bacterium genome encodes:
- a CDS encoding dipeptide ABC transporter ATP-binding protein → MAAELKPTASTDGVSADTLVALRDVAKYFKIMAGVFSRHVGDVKAVDGVSFDIKEGETLGLVGESGSGKTTVGRCILRLVEPTRGHIYFEGGTIDITTLKRPAMRALRREMQIIFQDPYASLNPRMTVGDIVAEPLQIHKLASGKEIDARVNELLRTVGLAPYHANRYPHEFSGGQRQRIGVARALAVNPKFIVADEPVSALDVSIQAQVVNLLQDLQDRLGLTYLFIAHDLSVVRHISDRVAVMYVGKLMELAGRDELYERPLHPYTQSLLSAIPIPDPRLEARRERIILEGDIPSPVNPPSGCRFHTRCPIAYERCKVEVPAFSNYAGHWVACHKVEELNGEQPQIRPTTRARVAPVA, encoded by the coding sequence ATGGCAGCTGAGCTCAAACCGACCGCTTCCACCGACGGCGTGAGCGCCGACACGCTCGTCGCGCTGCGCGATGTCGCCAAGTATTTCAAGATCATGGCGGGTGTTTTCAGCCGCCACGTGGGCGACGTCAAAGCGGTGGACGGCGTCTCGTTCGACATCAAGGAAGGCGAGACGCTCGGCTTGGTGGGCGAGTCCGGTTCGGGCAAGACGACTGTGGGCCGCTGCATCCTCCGCCTTGTCGAGCCTACGAGGGGCCATATCTATTTCGAGGGCGGCACCATCGACATCACCACCCTGAAACGTCCGGCCATGCGCGCGCTGCGCCGCGAGATGCAGATCATCTTCCAGGACCCTTACGCGAGCCTCAACCCGCGCATGACCGTCGGCGACATCGTCGCCGAGCCGCTGCAGATCCACAAGCTCGCATCCGGTAAAGAAATCGATGCGCGCGTCAACGAGCTGCTCCGGACGGTCGGTCTCGCACCGTATCACGCCAACCGCTATCCGCACGAATTCTCCGGAGGGCAGCGGCAACGCATCGGCGTCGCGCGCGCGCTGGCAGTGAATCCAAAATTCATCGTGGCCGACGAGCCGGTTTCCGCGCTCGACGTCTCGATCCAGGCGCAGGTCGTCAACCTGCTTCAGGATCTGCAGGACCGGCTAGGGCTGACATATCTCTTCATCGCCCACGATCTCTCCGTGGTGCGCCACATCTCCGATCGCGTCGCGGTGATGTACGTCGGGAAGTTGATGGAGCTTGCCGGCCGCGACGAACTGTACGAGCGCCCGCTCCATCCGTACACGCAATCGCTGCTGTCGGCTATTCCGATCCCCGACCCGCGCCTCGAAGCGCGCCGCGAACGCATCATCCTCGAAGGCGACATCCCATCGCCCGTCAATCCTCCGAGCGGCTGCAGATTCCACACGCGCTGCCCGATCGCGTACGAGCGCTGCAAAGTAGAAGTCCCGGCATTTTCCAACTACGCCGGCCACTGGGTGGCGTGTCACAAAGTAGAAGAATTGAACGGCGAACAGCCCCAGATCAGGCCCACGACGCGCGCGCGCGTGGCGCCGGTCGCGTAA
- a CDS encoding ABC transporter ATP-binding protein, which produces MSLLSVKNLEVTFRTDDGIVRAVNGLSFSVDAGKTLGIVGESGSGKSVSSLAVMRLIQMPPGRIESGSIEFDGQDLLLLSEPQMRAIRGNKISMIFQDPMTSLNPVLTVGDQIAEAIMIHQKKNKRDAMARAVDMLALVRIPEARDRINDYPHQFSGGMRQRVMIAMALSCDPALLIADEPTTALDVTIQAQILDLMRDLQRRLNSAIILITHDLGVVAEVCEKVLVMYGGNMIEYGTADQIFSEPKHPYTWGLLDSLPRLDEKGRTRLQPIDGQPPNLLRLPPGCAFAARCRYVMPECITTPPPAYEFGEGHVARCFLYKEDKNIDTKALRAAAEATAAAAAERKAPDGS; this is translated from the coding sequence ATGTCGTTGCTCTCGGTGAAAAACCTCGAAGTGACGTTCCGCACGGACGACGGTATCGTCCGCGCGGTGAACGGTCTTTCGTTCTCCGTTGACGCGGGCAAGACGCTCGGGATCGTGGGCGAATCCGGTTCCGGCAAGAGCGTCTCGTCGCTTGCCGTGATGCGGCTGATCCAGATGCCGCCCGGGCGGATCGAGAGCGGCAGCATCGAGTTCGACGGACAAGACCTTCTCTTGTTGAGCGAACCTCAGATGCGCGCGATCCGCGGCAACAAGATCTCCATGATCTTCCAAGACCCGATGACGAGCCTGAACCCGGTGCTCACCGTCGGCGACCAGATCGCCGAAGCGATCATGATCCATCAGAAGAAGAACAAGCGAGATGCCATGGCGCGCGCGGTGGACATGCTCGCTCTCGTGCGAATCCCAGAAGCGCGCGATCGGATCAACGACTATCCGCACCAGTTCTCGGGCGGCATGCGCCAGCGTGTCATGATCGCCATGGCACTGTCGTGCGACCCGGCGCTGCTGATCGCAGACGAACCCACCACCGCGCTGGACGTCACCATTCAGGCGCAGATCCTGGACCTGATGCGCGACTTGCAGCGCCGCCTCAACTCTGCCATCATTCTCATCACCCACGATCTCGGCGTCGTCGCCGAAGTATGTGAGAAAGTGCTCGTCATGTACGGCGGCAACATGATCGAATACGGCACCGCCGATCAGATATTCTCTGAACCGAAGCACCCATACACGTGGGGCCTGCTCGACTCGCTGCCTCGCCTCGACGAAAAGGGCCGCACGCGCCTCCAGCCGATCGATGGCCAGCCGCCGAATTTGCTGCGGCTGCCACCCGGGTGCGCGTTTGCCGCGCGCTGCCGGTACGTCATGCCCGAGTGCATCACCACCCCGCCGCCGGCGTACGAATTCGGAGAGGGGCACGTGGCGCGATGCTTCCTATATAAGGAAGATAAAAATATCGACACCAAGGCGTTGCGCGCTGCCGCAGAGGCGACGGCCGCCGCCGCTGCCGAACGGAAGGCGCCAGATGGCAGCTGA
- the opp4C gene encoding oligopeptide ABC transporter permease, whose product MAASRPIGLESALDQAMPAHVPVAVDVWRRFARNKLSLVGLGLVGLIVFCAVFAGHLTSYDPLAIDMNIIGTPTPPSAHHLFGTDVDGRDYFSRMLFGARISLEVGFSAMFIAITFGTIYGAIAAYYGGWVDSAMMRFVDMMLSFPTFFLILTVEAVTNNFSIIVIMVVIGMLSWTGVSRLVRGQILSLRERDFVTAARAFGAEDRRIIFRHLLPNALAPVIVAATLAIGDNILTESGLSYLGLGVQIPTPSWGNSLQKALDPEVLSAPWLLVIPGLLIVMTVVAFNFVGEGLRDALDPKTRGSGA is encoded by the coding sequence ATGGCTGCGTCGCGACCGATCGGCCTCGAATCCGCGCTCGACCAAGCGATGCCCGCGCACGTTCCGGTCGCCGTCGACGTCTGGCGACGCTTTGCTCGCAACAAACTGTCGCTGGTGGGCCTCGGTCTTGTCGGGCTGATCGTTTTTTGCGCCGTCTTCGCAGGCCATTTGACCAGTTACGATCCGCTTGCCATCGACATGAATATCATCGGTACGCCCACGCCGCCTTCGGCTCACCACCTTTTCGGCACCGACGTGGACGGACGCGACTACTTCTCACGTATGTTGTTCGGAGCGCGCATCTCGCTTGAAGTCGGGTTTTCCGCGATGTTCATCGCGATCACATTCGGCACGATATACGGAGCGATCGCGGCATACTACGGCGGCTGGGTGGATTCGGCGATGATGCGATTCGTCGACATGATGCTTTCCTTCCCGACGTTCTTCCTGATCCTTACCGTGGAGGCCGTGACCAATAATTTCAGCATCATCGTGATCATGGTCGTCATCGGAATGCTGTCCTGGACGGGCGTCTCGCGCCTCGTGCGCGGTCAGATACTCTCGCTGCGCGAGCGCGACTTCGTCACCGCTGCGCGTGCCTTCGGCGCCGAAGATCGTCGGATCATCTTCCGGCACTTGCTGCCCAACGCGCTCGCGCCCGTGATCGTGGCGGCGACGCTCGCCATCGGCGACAACATCTTGACGGAATCAGGACTTTCGTATCTCGGCCTCGGCGTGCAGATCCCGACGCCGAGTTGGGGCAATAGTCTGCAAAAGGCGCTCGATCCGGAGGTGCTCAGCGCGCCGTGGCTGTTGGTCATCCCCGGTCTGCTCATCGTGATGACCGTCGTCGCGTTCAACTTCGTCGGCGAAGGTCTCAGAGATGCGCTCGATCCCAAGACGCGCGGCAGCGGAGCGTAG
- a CDS encoding ABC transporter permease: MSTYIGRRLLGLIPLLLGISVISYAIMALAPGGVGSIFTHSARPMSAADLAIIQHQLGLDKPWYVQYFYWLHNLVVNRDLGFSFIDGRPVMAKILEKVPITLQLISTSFICTLLIAIPTAIYAATHKNSVIDYIATAIAFIGYGMPTFWLGIMMLEIFAVRLHWFPASGLSEMGSTGFNLGDRIRHLVLPVATLTFVSLASWMRYQRASMLDVLGEDYIRTAAAKGLSPSVVVYKHALRNALLPVITLIGLYLPALLTGAYFTEIVFSIPGMGYLGLNAIFERDYPTIMGITLFSALLVVVGNLLADIGYAVADPRIRYD, translated from the coding sequence GTGTCCACGTACATAGGCCGGCGCCTGCTCGGACTCATTCCGCTTCTGCTCGGGATCTCGGTCATCTCGTATGCGATCATGGCGCTGGCGCCCGGCGGCGTCGGGTCCATTTTCACGCATTCGGCGCGGCCGATGTCGGCCGCAGATCTTGCGATAATCCAACATCAGCTTGGGTTGGACAAACCGTGGTACGTCCAATATTTCTATTGGCTGCATAACCTCGTCGTCAATCGTGACCTGGGTTTTTCCTTCATCGACGGCCGGCCGGTCATGGCAAAGATCCTCGAAAAGGTCCCGATCACATTACAGCTCATCTCGACGTCGTTCATCTGCACGTTGCTCATCGCGATACCCACAGCCATCTACGCGGCGACGCATAAGAATTCGGTCATCGACTATATCGCCACGGCGATCGCGTTTATCGGCTACGGCATGCCGACGTTCTGGCTCGGTATTATGATGCTCGAGATATTCGCGGTGCGGCTCCACTGGTTTCCGGCGTCGGGCCTGAGCGAAATGGGTTCGACCGGGTTCAACCTCGGTGATCGGATCCGTCATCTCGTGTTGCCTGTCGCGACGCTGACGTTCGTGAGTTTGGCTTCATGGATGCGCTACCAGCGTGCTTCAATGCTTGACGTGCTCGGTGAAGATTACATCCGGACCGCGGCCGCCAAAGGTCTCTCGCCGAGCGTCGTCGTGTACAAGCACGCGCTGCGCAACGCGCTGCTGCCCGTTATCACCCTCATCGGCCTTTATCTGCCGGCCCTTCTCACGGGAGCGTACTTCACCGAGATAGTCTTCTCGATACCCGGCATGGGCTATCTTGGTTTGAACGCGATCTTCGAACGCGACTATCCCACGATCATGGGCATCACGCTCTTTTCAGCTTTGCTCGTCGTCGTCGGGAATCTGCTTGCCGATATCGGCTACGCCGTCGCCGATCCGCGGATCAGGTACGACTAG
- a CDS encoding ABC transporter substrate-binding protein: MRHLPQTAALVVAAALLAACSGGGSTSTSTAPENGTAAAGTPHYGGTFKIGSNSAADTLLPIYADVEGAGNDLALAYDTLVNVDPQMQVVPWLAEKWEISKDGLTYTMHLRHNATWSDGQPVTSADVMYEYALESDPATQAPYKSDYDIVAGLTAPDKWTVVYKLKTPNAAFLADVLGGVVHAPLPAHIYAKVSHSAMRHLDISRSFVSDGPYIVTDFKQDDHMTLTSNKTWWNGRPYIDEVYIKEYQTEQAVLIALQDGEVDMTYELTGAQWQAVKDDNRFTHIHTYANDFNWEIPNLKDPIMGDINVRRAMMYAWDRATESAKLFRGEDIPVFGPVSLAQSWALDPAEKTAFPYDPAKAGQILDADGWKMGPDGYRSKNGQPLTISVGLISGNEAGAKDFEFAQAEMKAVGIKLTSKQSEINVFYQNERDGKFQLDSGGESENTDPDPTLILSTQAIPPAGLNYARYSNPKMDALLQAALETTDQAKRRALYFKVQELAIQDVPYLWTVEPYYRNVVNSRVKGVDPAQAGPFFAYTIFNLPKWWIAQ; this comes from the coding sequence ATGCGTCATCTGCCGCAGACCGCCGCACTCGTCGTCGCGGCCGCGTTGCTCGCAGCATGCTCGGGCGGTGGATCGACTTCCACCTCGACCGCGCCTGAGAACGGAACGGCCGCGGCCGGAACGCCGCACTACGGCGGAACGTTTAAGATCGGTTCAAATTCTGCGGCGGACACACTGCTGCCGATCTACGCTGACGTGGAAGGGGCCGGCAACGATCTTGCGCTCGCCTACGACACGCTGGTCAACGTCGACCCCCAGATGCAAGTCGTCCCGTGGCTCGCCGAGAAATGGGAAATCTCAAAAGACGGTTTGACGTATACGATGCACTTGCGCCACAACGCCACGTGGAGCGATGGCCAGCCGGTGACGAGCGCAGACGTGATGTACGAATACGCACTCGAGTCGGATCCGGCGACGCAGGCGCCATACAAATCCGACTACGACATCGTTGCCGGTCTCACCGCACCGGACAAATGGACCGTCGTTTACAAATTGAAAACGCCGAACGCGGCGTTTCTCGCCGATGTTCTCGGGGGCGTCGTGCACGCGCCGTTGCCGGCACACATCTATGCCAAGGTTTCGCACTCGGCGATGCGACATCTCGACATCTCGAGATCGTTCGTCAGCGACGGCCCATACATCGTCACCGATTTCAAGCAAGACGATCACATGACCCTGACCAGCAACAAGACGTGGTGGAATGGCCGGCCGTACATCGATGAGGTGTACATCAAGGAGTACCAGACCGAACAGGCGGTGCTCATCGCGCTGCAAGACGGCGAAGTGGACATGACATACGAGTTGACGGGCGCGCAATGGCAGGCCGTCAAAGACGATAACCGCTTCACGCACATCCACACGTACGCCAACGACTTCAACTGGGAGATACCGAACCTCAAGGATCCGATCATGGGCGACATCAACGTGCGGCGCGCGATGATGTACGCCTGGGATCGCGCGACCGAATCCGCAAAACTGTTCCGCGGCGAGGATATCCCCGTTTTCGGACCTGTCTCGCTCGCGCAATCATGGGCTCTTGACCCAGCCGAAAAGACCGCATTTCCCTACGATCCAGCTAAGGCCGGTCAGATACTCGACGCCGACGGCTGGAAGATGGGGCCGGACGGCTACCGCTCAAAGAACGGTCAGCCGCTCACGATTTCCGTCGGCTTGATCTCGGGTAACGAAGCCGGAGCGAAAGACTTCGAATTCGCACAAGCCGAGATGAAGGCGGTCGGCATCAAGCTCACATCCAAGCAGTCGGAGATCAACGTCTTCTATCAGAACGAGCGGGATGGAAAATTTCAGCTCGATTCCGGAGGGGAAAGTGAGAACACCGATCCCGATCCGACGCTTATCTTGAGCACGCAAGCGATCCCGCCGGCCGGCCTCAACTATGCGCGCTACAGCAATCCGAAGATGGACGCGCTGCTGCAAGCGGCGCTCGAGACGACCGACCAGGCAAAGCGGCGTGCCCTTTATTTCAAAGTGCAGGAGCTCGCGATACAAGACGTGCCGTATCTTTGGACCGTAGAGCCGTATTACCGCAACGTCGTCAACTCTCGCGTGAAAGGTGTGGACCCGGCGCAGGCCGGTCCGTTCTTCGCGTACACGATCTTCAATCTTCCGAAATGGTGGATAGCACAGTAA
- the secG gene encoding preprotein translocase subunit SecG — protein MFAFLTALAAAAAATRAPVIPTPVPLVLPPNLFGAPATWGQQHPVILALVQGLFIVSSVGLIALMAAQTTKTEGLGGSIGGRMESAYHGRLGLEQQMGRLTTTFASAFVILAIAFFFITR, from the coding sequence GTGTTCGCATTCCTCACTGCCCTCGCCGCTGCCGCCGCCGCTACGCGAGCGCCCGTTATCCCCACACCTGTGCCGCTCGTGCTGCCGCCAAATCTCTTCGGAGCACCTGCGACGTGGGGCCAGCAGCATCCCGTCATCTTGGCGCTTGTCCAAGGCTTGTTCATCGTCTCATCGGTAGGGCTCATCGCGCTCATGGCCGCGCAGACCACCAAGACCGAGGGTCTCGGCGGCAGCATCGGCGGGCGGATGGAATCCGCGTACCACGGTAGGCTCGGCCTCGAGCAACAGATGGGCCGGCTCACCACCACGTTCGCGAGCGCATTCGTCATCCTCGCGATCGCATTTTTCTTCATCACTCGATAG
- a CDS encoding alpha/beta fold hydrolase has protein sequence MTYLAGGEPFSFGPDGGPGALLLHGFTGSPFEVRALGELLHENGFGVIGPALAGHATHENDLAQIEASDYIDGAERAFDEARRRFCRVYLLGLSLGGALSLYLSTRHTVSGIVCFSTPVFLDPLVAGAVPFLNRFVPTLRTPANFAAWQGNVVGYSTVPVNAAPPVLEVLAMAKDILPKVRAPLLIVQSKADPTSPARNAEYIRDTVGSADVRVVMLDGHDHLITVRPRLQRFAPAVLDFLKGLEMKSA, from the coding sequence ATGACGTATCTCGCAGGCGGTGAGCCCTTCAGCTTCGGTCCGGATGGCGGCCCCGGTGCGCTCTTGCTGCACGGCTTCACCGGCAGTCCGTTTGAGGTGCGCGCGCTCGGCGAACTCTTGCATGAAAATGGGTTCGGCGTCATCGGTCCGGCGCTCGCCGGACATGCGACGCATGAAAACGATCTCGCACAGATCGAAGCGTCAGACTATATCGATGGCGCAGAGCGCGCCTTCGACGAAGCGCGCCGGCGCTTTTGTCGAGTCTATCTCCTCGGACTGTCTCTCGGCGGTGCGCTCAGCCTTTATCTCTCGACGCGGCACACGGTGAGCGGAATCGTCTGCTTCTCGACGCCGGTGTTCTTGGATCCGCTGGTCGCCGGCGCGGTGCCGTTTCTGAACCGCTTCGTACCGACGCTTCGCACGCCCGCGAACTTCGCGGCGTGGCAGGGCAACGTGGTGGGTTATTCGACGGTGCCGGTCAACGCCGCACCGCCGGTGTTGGAAGTGCTTGCGATGGCGAAGGACATCTTACCCAAAGTGCGCGCGCCGCTGCTGATCGTGCAGTCCAAGGCCGATCCCACCTCGCCGGCGCGAAATGCGGAATACATCCGCGATACCGTCGGCTCGGCCGATGTGCGCGTGGTGATGCTCGACGGACACGACCATCTCATAACGGTGCGGCCGCGTCTGCAGCGATTCGCACCCGCCGTGCTGGACTTTCTTAAGGGTCTGGAGATGAAATCCGCATAG
- the murI gene encoding glutamate racemase: MTSPARRVALLDSGLGGLTVLSALRALTLDTDYMYFADTAHVPYGGRELADVAALGAAIVKRLLVHDPSVIVVASGTTCAAFDAAGWPVSTVPLVGVVSFGALAAAAATRNGGIGVIATHATVRSGVFEREILKYRPDARVTSVAAPSLVPIVESGGWASVRARDAVALYCGPILRAGCDTLVLGCTHFQHLAAWFTTALGDEVAIVDPAAACAAKVSQMIAGLDHSRGTLSFEVSGDKDEFAANAQLLTGTRIDVLRHVDLKPSGTT, from the coding sequence ATGACAAGCCCGGCCCGTCGAGTCGCCCTTCTCGACTCGGGTCTAGGCGGCTTGACCGTGCTGTCGGCATTGCGCGCGCTCACGCTCGACACGGACTATATGTATTTCGCCGACACCGCCCACGTGCCGTACGGAGGCCGCGAGCTTGCGGACGTCGCCGCGCTCGGCGCGGCAATCGTCAAACGACTGCTCGTGCACGACCCCTCGGTCATCGTCGTCGCGTCCGGAACCACGTGCGCGGCCTTTGACGCGGCGGGCTGGCCTGTCTCCACCGTTCCGCTCGTCGGCGTTGTTTCGTTCGGCGCGCTCGCGGCAGCGGCAGCCACCCGGAACGGCGGCATCGGGGTCATCGCGACGCACGCGACGGTGCGCAGCGGCGTGTTCGAGCGCGAGATCTTGAAGTACCGGCCGGACGCGCGCGTCACATCCGTCGCGGCGCCGTCGCTCGTGCCGATCGTCGAATCCGGCGGGTGGGCGAGCGTGCGCGCGAGAGATGCAGTCGCATTGTATTGCGGCCCGATCCTGCGCGCCGGCTGCGACACGCTCGTCCTCGGATGCACGCACTTTCAGCATTTGGCCGCCTGGTTCACGACCGCGCTCGGCGACGAGGTCGCAATCGTCGATCCGGCGGCCGCGTGCGCGGCGAAAGTGAGTCAGATGATCGCAGGGCTCGACCACAGCCGCGGCACGCTCTCATTTGAGGTCAGCGGCGACAAGGACGAATTCGCCGCGAACGCCCAGCTCTTGACGGGTACGCGGATCGACGTGCTGCGGCACGTCGATCTCAAACCAAGTGGAACAACTTGA
- a CDS encoding N-acetylmuramoyl-L-alanine amidase, with translation MMIRLAAGIALAAALALDLPVPALATTVTPTSAQVWVAGRQIPFEKLGIAFGDPVAPVNDSGLNAMLDQVAAHLAWQPGTRFVAITRADGELITFTVGSNAVSVNSAATAIPFAPFTQGGQLYLPLLPLARALGLGVRGFHGGYVFVPQILSISSRQDGPRTILHIAGSGVISWHSAYAAQSRARTLTVSFPGFGTDLAADVQRRIGLVARGTIAENGPPGYPTTTLTLALAGKASFVARRGDGGAEMDIVIARDQAALKTATIAATPSAVTRINNVVVSATTLPTATPQVASPTPAVPEPVDTSSPINGVTTAAPVAEPTPSGSPAPSADQRVTAVSVARVPTGMRITLTLSGPVSFSWHRLGDPDDRFWLDLDHAVLVGASRDLDVQLDFIKSAKVSQHLLVPDKVVRLSIAPSRDTDIRVGQVAGTSNQIGIEIETATPAPDTPMAGVGELNAAVVANASPRPMASIQPAATVGDLVVIDPGHGGNDPGSLNPDLGLTEKNLTLEISKIVQNRLQSLGWRVVMTRDGDYEVGDPNGVDKQELQARDDVANAAGATVFVSIHINSSVSTAPNGTTTYYWQPADKAFAQDVQAETVASDGIADVGVKREDFYVIKHAAMPAVLVETAFLSNAHDGTLLQQPAFLDRIAAGIVKGIMDFTGGPHASPTPGPSP, from the coding sequence ATGATGATCCGGCTCGCAGCGGGCATCGCGTTGGCCGCCGCTTTGGCACTCGATTTGCCGGTCCCGGCGCTCGCCACCACCGTCACGCCGACTTCGGCACAAGTCTGGGTCGCCGGCCGGCAGATCCCGTTCGAAAAACTCGGGATCGCATTCGGCGATCCGGTCGCTCCGGTCAACGACTCGGGTCTCAACGCGATGCTCGATCAAGTCGCCGCACACCTCGCGTGGCAGCCCGGCACCCGTTTCGTCGCGATCACGCGCGCAGACGGTGAGCTCATCACGTTCACTGTCGGAAGCAATGCGGTCAGCGTCAACAGCGCCGCGACTGCGATCCCGTTCGCGCCGTTCACGCAGGGCGGACAACTGTACTTGCCGCTGTTGCCGCTCGCGCGCGCGCTCGGCCTCGGCGTGCGCGGCTTCCACGGCGGGTACGTGTTCGTGCCGCAGATACTTTCGATCAGTTCTCGGCAAGACGGTCCGCGGACGATCCTGCACATCGCCGGGTCCGGCGTTATCAGCTGGCATAGTGCGTACGCGGCCCAGTCGCGCGCGCGTACGCTGACCGTGTCGTTTCCCGGCTTCGGCACCGACCTCGCTGCCGATGTGCAACGTCGTATCGGTCTTGTGGCGCGCGGCACCATCGCAGAGAACGGCCCGCCGGGTTATCCCACGACAACGCTGACCCTGGCGCTGGCCGGCAAGGCGAGCTTCGTCGCGCGCCGCGGTGACGGCGGCGCGGAGATGGATATCGTCATCGCGCGCGATCAAGCAGCGCTGAAGACGGCCACGATCGCAGCCACGCCAAGCGCGGTGACCCGCATCAACAATGTCGTGGTGTCCGCAACGACGCTGCCGACCGCGACTCCGCAAGTCGCTTCGCCCACGCCTGCTGTCCCCGAACCCGTCGACACATCGTCGCCGATAAACGGAGTCACAACCGCGGCGCCCGTCGCCGAACCCACGCCAAGCGGCTCTCCCGCTCCATCCGCCGATCAGAGAGTCACCGCCGTGAGCGTCGCGCGCGTACCGACCGGCATGCGCATCACGCTCACGCTTTCCGGACCGGTAAGTTTTTCATGGCACAGGCTCGGTGATCCCGACGATCGCTTCTGGCTCGATCTCGATCATGCCGTGCTGGTCGGCGCGTCGCGAGACCTGGATGTGCAGCTCGATTTCATCAAATCGGCTAAGGTCAGCCAACATCTGCTCGTGCCGGATAAAGTCGTGCGCTTGTCGATTGCGCCGAGCCGCGACACAGATATCCGCGTAGGCCAGGTCGCGGGGACGAGCAATCAGATCGGAATAGAGATAGAGACCGCGACGCCCGCGCCTGACACGCCGATGGCCGGCGTCGGAGAACTGAACGCTGCGGTGGTCGCGAACGCATCGCCAAGGCCGATGGCTTCGATCCAACCGGCGGCGACGGTCGGCGATCTTGTCGTCATAGATCCGGGCCACGGCGGCAACGACCCTGGATCGCTCAATCCGGACCTCGGGCTGACCGAGAAGAATCTCACGCTTGAGATTTCGAAAATCGTGCAGAACCGGCTGCAATCGCTCGGCTGGCGTGTCGTCATGACGAGAGACGGCGACTACGAGGTCGGCGATCCGAACGGCGTCGACAAGCAGGAACTGCAGGCGCGCGACGACGTCGCAAACGCCGCGGGCGCCACCGTGTTCGTCAGCATCCATATCAACTCGTCGGTGTCGACCGCGCCGAACGGCACGACCACGTATTACTGGCAGCCCGCGGACAAGGCGTTTGCCCAAGATGTGCAAGCGGAAACGGTGGCGTCTGACGGCATCGCCGATGTCGGCGTCAAGCGCGAAGATTTCTACGTCATCAAACACGCCGCCATGCCGGCGGTGCTCGTCGAGACTGCATTCCTAAGCAACGCACATGACGGCACGTTGCTGCAGCAGCCGGCGTTCCTCGACCGCATCGCTGCAGGAATCGTCAAAGGCATCATGGATTTCACCGGGGGACCGCACGCATCGCCGACCCCCGGACCTTCACCTTGA
- a CDS encoding GerMN domain-containing protein, which translates to MSSRTRLAVTIALVLSVAGCNHRGAEPPPTNQITVYYSKAGSDTLVAFHYSAAPGLSGAARAQYAVEQLLAGPLDPAADLLTFPPDTRAKVSLKEATAVVDLTGSITKRFSRGAGDEAGLFKSLTYTVTDIPGITAVQIRLNGVVVPSLPGGQLELDEPLSRTTFAQ; encoded by the coding sequence ATGTCGAGCAGAACACGATTAGCAGTCACGATAGCGCTCGTTTTGAGCGTCGCCGGATGCAACCATCGGGGCGCAGAGCCGCCTCCGACCAATCAAATAACCGTCTACTACAGTAAAGCGGGCAGCGACACGCTGGTTGCCTTCCATTACTCTGCCGCGCCGGGGCTGTCTGGGGCGGCCCGTGCGCAGTACGCCGTGGAGCAGCTTTTGGCTGGTCCGCTCGACCCAGCCGCAGATCTCCTCACATTTCCGCCCGATACCCGTGCCAAAGTCTCGCTGAAGGAAGCGACCGCGGTCGTCGACCTCACAGGCTCGATCACAAAAAGATTCAGCCGGGGCGCCGGCGATGAAGCCGGGCTCTTCAAGTCGCTCACGTACACGGTCACCGATATTCCGGGAATAACGGCGGTACAGATCCGCCTGAACGGCGTCGTCGTGCCTTCGCTTCCGGGCGGTCAACTCGAACTGGACGAACCGCTCTCGCGCACGACCTTCGCCCAATGA